From Oryza brachyantha chromosome 9, ObraRS2, whole genome shotgun sequence, a single genomic window includes:
- the LOC102703610 gene encoding pyrophosphate--fructose 6-phosphate 1-phosphotransferase subunit alpha isoform X1, which translates to MSMNADLGKPRELTGLQQRRALYQPELPPCLQGKAIRVELGDATTTIDPTCVNMVAQEFPHTFGQPLVHFLKSNKLDAQATDAHTSIRVGVVFSGRQSPGGHNVIWGIYDAMKTQNPQSVLLGFIGGTEGLFTNKTLKITDDVLSAYKNQGGFDFLGRTVDQIHTTEQVNAAMSTCCDLDLDGLVIIGGVTSNSDAAQLAETFASHNCKTKVVGVPVSLNGDLKNQFVETTVGFDTVCKVNSQLISNVCLDAISAGKYYHFIRVMGWKASHVALECALQSQPNMVILGEEVAFSKLTLKEIVSKICDGVQERATQDKYHGVLLISEGLIESIPEMYALIQEINILHSNKVPENKIPSQLSPWATALYNYLPPFIRRELLLHQDSDNSAQLSQIDTEQLLAHLVEAEMNRRTKEGKYKGRKFSSVCHFFGYQARGSLPSNFDCDYSYVLGHICMHILAAGLNGYMAFATNLKEPTNKWRCAAVPLTAMMSLKRHSRSPGAVPTGKPVIHPSPVDLQGKAYAVLREKASSFLLDDFYRTPGGIQYDGSGADVKPITLTVEDQDYLGDIELLQDYLEKVRNIVKPGCSREILKAAISSMSSVKDVLKVMSTPFSAELPLFNLN; encoded by the exons ATGTCCATGAACGCCGACTTAGGCAAGCCAAGGGAGCTCACAGGGTTGCAGCAGAGGAGGGCTCTGTACCAGCCAGAGCTTCCTCCATGCCTCCAG GGAAAGGCTATTAGAGTGGAGCTTGGTGATGCAACTACAACCATCGACCCAACATGCGTGAACATGGTTGCACAGGAATTTCCCCACACCTTTGGTCAGCCTCTGGTGCATTTTCTGAAGTCAAACAAACTGGATGCTCAAGCCACAGATGCACATACATCAATCAG GGTTGGTGTAGTGTTCTCCGGGAGACAATCACCAGGGGGGCACAATGTTATATGGGGCATCTATGATGCTATGAAGACACAAAATCCACAGAGTGTTTTGCTTGGATTTATTG gtGGCACTGAAGGCCTATTTACAAATAAGACATTGAAGATCACGGATGATGTTCTTTCAGCATACAAAAACCAAG GTGGATTTGATTTTCTCGGCAGAACTGTAGATCAAATCCACACAACTGAGCAAGTGAATGCTGCAATGTCAACATGCTGTGATCTTGACTTGGATGGCCTGGTTATCATTGGAG GGGTGACCTCCAATTCAGATGCTGCTCAGCTTGCAGAAACATTTGCTAGTCACAATTGTAAGACAAAG GTTGTAGGCGTGCCTGTTTCATTAAATGGTGATCTCAAGAATCAGTTTGTTGAGACAACTGTTGGTTTTGATACAGTGTGCAAG GTGAATTCCCAGCTTATAAGCAATGTTTGCCTTGATGCAATCTCAGCTGGGAAG TACTACCATTTTATCCGTGTGATGGGTTGGAAAGCATCTCATGTTGCCTTGGAGTGTGCACTTCAATCACAACCAAATATG GTTATCTTAGGGGAAGAAGTGGCATTTTCCAAGCTCACTTTAAAGGAAATTGTAAGCAAGATATGCGATGGAGTGCAAGAAAGGGCAACACAAG ATAAGTACCATGGTGTCTTACTTATTTCAGAGGGACTAATCGAAAGCATTCCAGAGATGTATGCACTTATTCAG GAAATTAATATTCTCCACAGCAATAAAGTTCCTGAGAACAAGATTCCATCTCAACTTTCTCCATGGGCTACTGCCTTGTATAACTACTTGCCTCCTTTCATACGAAGAGAG TTGCTCCTACATCAAGACTCCGATAACTCAGCACAACTGTCCCAG ATTGATACTGAGCAACTCTTGGCCCATTTAGTAGAAGCAGAAATGAACAGGCGAACA AAAGAGGGGAAATACAAGGGAAGGAAATTCAGTTCAGTTTGCCACTTCTTTGGTTATCAAGCACGAGGATCCCTACCATCAAACTTCGATTGTGATTACTCCTAT GTTCTTGGTCATATTTGCATGCACATACTAGCAGCTGGGTTGAATGGTTACATGGCTTTTGCAACAAATCTGAAGGAACCGACAAACAAATGGCGATGCGCTGCTGTTCCTCTAACT GCAATGATGAGTTTGAAGAGGCACTCACGCAGTCCTGGAGCTGTTCCTACTGGAAAGCCAGTTATTCATCCTTCTCCAGTTGACCTGCAAGGGAAGGCCTATGC GGTCCTGAGAGAAAAAGCCTCAAGCTTCCTGTTAGATGATTTCTACAGAACTCCAGGGGGCATTCAATATGATGGATCTGGTGCAGATGTGAAGCCAATCACATTGACTGTTGAAGATCAAGACTACCTAGGTGACATTGAGCTGCTGCAAGACTACTTGGAGAAG GTGAGGAACATTGTGAAGCCTGGATGCTCCAGGGAGATTCTGAAGGCTGCAATAAGCTCGATGTCGTCGGTGAAGGATGTGCTGAAGGTGATGTCGACTCCCTTCAGTGCAGAGCTTCCTCTGTTCAATCTCAACTGA
- the LOC102703610 gene encoding pyrophosphate--fructose 6-phosphate 1-phosphotransferase subunit alpha isoform X2 — protein sequence MSMNADLGKPRELTGLQQRRALYQPELPPCLQGKAIRVELGDATTTIDPTCVNMVAQEFPHTFGQPLVHFLKSNKLDAQATDAHTSIRVGVVFSGRQSPGGHNVIWGIYDAMKTQNPQSVLLGFIGGTEGLFTNKTLKITDDVLSAYKNQGGFDFLGRTVDQIHTTEQVNAAMSTCCDLDLDGLVIIGGVTSNSDAAQLAETFASHNCKTKVVGVPVSLNGDLKNQFVETTVGFDTVCKVNSQLISNVCLDAISAGKYYHFIRVMGWKASHVALECALQSQPNMVILGEEVAFSKLTLKEIVSKICDGVQERATQDKYHGVLLISEGLIESIPEMYALIQEINILHSNKVPENKIPSQLSPWATALYNYLPPFIRRELLLHQDSDNSAQLSQIDTEQLLAHLVEAEMNRRTKEGKYKGRKFSSVCHFFGYQARGSLPSNFDCDYSYVLGHICMHILAAGLNGYMAFATNLKEPTNKWRCAAVPLTDMMHILHLTRQ from the exons ATGTCCATGAACGCCGACTTAGGCAAGCCAAGGGAGCTCACAGGGTTGCAGCAGAGGAGGGCTCTGTACCAGCCAGAGCTTCCTCCATGCCTCCAG GGAAAGGCTATTAGAGTGGAGCTTGGTGATGCAACTACAACCATCGACCCAACATGCGTGAACATGGTTGCACAGGAATTTCCCCACACCTTTGGTCAGCCTCTGGTGCATTTTCTGAAGTCAAACAAACTGGATGCTCAAGCCACAGATGCACATACATCAATCAG GGTTGGTGTAGTGTTCTCCGGGAGACAATCACCAGGGGGGCACAATGTTATATGGGGCATCTATGATGCTATGAAGACACAAAATCCACAGAGTGTTTTGCTTGGATTTATTG gtGGCACTGAAGGCCTATTTACAAATAAGACATTGAAGATCACGGATGATGTTCTTTCAGCATACAAAAACCAAG GTGGATTTGATTTTCTCGGCAGAACTGTAGATCAAATCCACACAACTGAGCAAGTGAATGCTGCAATGTCAACATGCTGTGATCTTGACTTGGATGGCCTGGTTATCATTGGAG GGGTGACCTCCAATTCAGATGCTGCTCAGCTTGCAGAAACATTTGCTAGTCACAATTGTAAGACAAAG GTTGTAGGCGTGCCTGTTTCATTAAATGGTGATCTCAAGAATCAGTTTGTTGAGACAACTGTTGGTTTTGATACAGTGTGCAAG GTGAATTCCCAGCTTATAAGCAATGTTTGCCTTGATGCAATCTCAGCTGGGAAG TACTACCATTTTATCCGTGTGATGGGTTGGAAAGCATCTCATGTTGCCTTGGAGTGTGCACTTCAATCACAACCAAATATG GTTATCTTAGGGGAAGAAGTGGCATTTTCCAAGCTCACTTTAAAGGAAATTGTAAGCAAGATATGCGATGGAGTGCAAGAAAGGGCAACACAAG ATAAGTACCATGGTGTCTTACTTATTTCAGAGGGACTAATCGAAAGCATTCCAGAGATGTATGCACTTATTCAG GAAATTAATATTCTCCACAGCAATAAAGTTCCTGAGAACAAGATTCCATCTCAACTTTCTCCATGGGCTACTGCCTTGTATAACTACTTGCCTCCTTTCATACGAAGAGAG TTGCTCCTACATCAAGACTCCGATAACTCAGCACAACTGTCCCAG ATTGATACTGAGCAACTCTTGGCCCATTTAGTAGAAGCAGAAATGAACAGGCGAACA AAAGAGGGGAAATACAAGGGAAGGAAATTCAGTTCAGTTTGCCACTTCTTTGGTTATCAAGCACGAGGATCCCTACCATCAAACTTCGATTGTGATTACTCCTAT GTTCTTGGTCATATTTGCATGCACATACTAGCAGCTGGGTTGAATGGTTACATGGCTTTTGCAACAAATCTGAAGGAACCGACAAACAAATGGCGATGCGCTGCTGTTCCTCTAACT GACATGATGCACATTTTACATCTTACCAGGCAATGA